One region of Corvus moneduloides isolate bCorMon1 chromosome 1, bCorMon1.pri, whole genome shotgun sequence genomic DNA includes:
- the MED30 gene encoding mediator of RNA polymerase II transcription subunit 30, giving the protein MPPGAFSGTQAQAAREVNTASLCRIGQETVQDIVFRTMEIFQLLRNMQLPNGVTYHTATYQDRLAKLQEHLRQLSILFRKLRLVYDKCNENCAGLDPVPIEQLIPYVEEDGSKHDDRGAASQLRFASEERREIMEVNKKLKQKNQQLKQIMDQLRNLIWDINAMLAMRN; this is encoded by the exons ATGCCGCCGGGAGCTTTCTCTGGGACGCAGGCTCAGGCTGCCAGGGAGGTGAACACGGCTTCCCTCTGCCGCATCGGCCAGGAGACCGTGCAGGACATTGTCTTTCGAACCATGGAAATCTTCCAGTTACTGAGGAATATGCAG TTACCAAATGGTGTTACTTATCATACTGCAACATATCAAGACAGACTGGCAAAGCTGCAGGAACATCTCCGTCAGTTATCAATACTCTTCAGAAAACTGAGATTAGTCTATGACAAATGCAATGAAAACTGTGCTGGGCTCGATCCTGTTCCCATAGAA CAACTTATTCCATATGTTGAAGAAGATGGCTCCAAGCACGATGATCGTGGTGCTGCAAGTCAGCTTCGTTTTGCTAgtgaagagagaagggaaatcaTGGAAGTAAATAAG aaactgaaacagaagaatCAGCAGCTGAAGCAGATCATGGATCAGTTACGAAATCTTATTTGGGATATAAATGCCATGTTGGCAATGAGGAACTGA